From a single Anomaloglossus baeobatrachus isolate aAnoBae1 chromosome 4, aAnoBae1.hap1, whole genome shotgun sequence genomic region:
- the LOC142302729 gene encoding uncharacterized protein LOC142302729 produces the protein MSWNNHQNVAAAQLSSICVHHLVGEGDFYLRLANFGVIKNIRPNNRRPVRRAVPDAIREHSRGGQDLLQPRISSMELNMESLRKRKRERERRDELPNKRRRDGTNQSLIKALKRPRSPIQESIVSKRKRAKVMGYKADDGSSGSPKAEPELNMESVRKSEKERRDEVPNTRRETSEGEKDGTKKILVKALKRPGCPIQESIVSKRKRGEAMGHKADDGSSGSPKAEPVLNMENLRKRETIDEVPKKRIETPESEKDGTNQSILKASKRSRSPIQENITNKRKRGEALGDKADDGSSVSSKANTVQLSGTTPGESPIIVTGLESFTFHKILGKGGFGKVILATHQASQQQVAVKMVKKRFLLENLRDDVLIERQVLEMTRKSPLITRAFSTFQSQDYLFYVMEYLSGGDLRGIMSTNAPFPIAVTRFIAAELICGLQFLHSRGIIHRDIKPENILLDSTGHLKIADFGLAVMNIFGDTKTSDCIGSLIYMAPEILQEEPYNTAVDWFSAGVVIYQMATGRYPFYEGKFVETIIEVIINDDPIFPKGFDPQLKAIIEGLLDKSPESRQKFVDNIRDHPFFKEINWTDIAEARACPPFQLSPPPVMTSDTMKDVVSYTEAFHPPIAETDQKLFCGFTFANDGWKVIKSIPKPVISNRRPVKPHRRTFGSIVRDAFHRIWRRIKSWK, from the exons ATGTCATGGAACAATCATCAGAATGTCGCTGCAGCCCAATTATCGTCCATTTGTGTTCATCACTTAGTGGGTGAAGGCGATTTTTACTTGCGCTTAGCAAATTTTGGTGTTATAAAAAATATAAGACCGAATAATAGAAGGCCTGTTAGAAGAGCAGTTCCAGACGCTATCCGGGAGCACTctagaggtggacaggaccttcttcagcccagaatttcatctatggagctgaatatggagagtttgagaaagagaaagagagagagagagagaagagatgagcTGCCAAATAAAAGGAGAAgagatggcaccaaccaaagccttatcaaggctttaaaaagacctagaagcccgatacaggagagtatcgtgaGCAAGAGGAAAAGGGCAAAAGTGATGGGGtacaaagctgatgatggatccagcggGTCCCCCAAAGCTGAACCTGAGCTGAATATGGAGAGTgtgagaaagagcgagaaagagagaagagacgaGGTGCCAAATACAAGAAGAGAAACATCAGAgggtgaaaaagatggcaccaaAAAAATCCTTGTCAAGGCTTTAAAAAGACCTGGAtgcccgatacaggagagtatcgtgagcaagaggaaaaggggagaagcgatggggcacaaagctgatgatggatccagcggGTCCCCCAAAGCTGAACCTGTGCTGAATATGGAGAatttgagaaagagagagaccatagatgaggtgccaaaaaaaagaaTAGAAACACCGGAGAGTGAgaaagatggcaccaaccaaagtATTCTCAAGGCTTCAAAAAGATCtcgaagcccgatacaggagaatATCACGAATaagaggaaaaggggagaagcgctgggggacaaagctgatgatggatccagcgtgtCCTCCAAAGCTAACACTGTGCAGCTGTCAG GTACAACCCCAGGTGAATCCCCCATCATTGTGACTGGActggagagcttcaccttccataaaatccTTGGAAAGGGtggatttggtaaa GTCATATTGGCCACACATCAGGCCTCCCAACAACAAGTGGCAGTGAAGATGGTGAAAAAGAGGTTCCTACTTGAGAACTTAAGAGACGATGTCCTGATAGAGCGACAGGTCctggagatgactaggaagagtccattAATTACTCGGGCTTTttccaccttccagtcccag gactACTTATTCTATGTCATGGAATATCTCAGTGGAGGAGACCTTCGAGGCATCATGTCAACCAATGCCCCATTTCCCATTGCAGTCACCAG atttattgcagctgagctgatttgtgggctgcagtttctccactctagaggcatcatacacag GGACATAAAACCGGAGAACATTTTACTGGACAGCACCGGTCACTTGAAGATTGCTGATTTCGGTCTTGCAGTGATGAACATCTTTGGCGATACAAAGACTTCAGATTGTATCGGAAGCCTTAtctacatggctcctgag ATTCTTCAAGAGGAGCCCTACAACAcggcagtggactggttctctgctggtgtgGTGATATACCAGATGGCTACTGGCAGGTATCCATTCTATGAAGGAAAATTTGTTGAGACCATCATTGAGGTAATAATCAATGATGATCCTATCTTTCCAAAAGGATTTGATCCCCAACTCAAAGCCATCATTGAGGGG CTCTTGGATAAGTCACCAGAGAGTCGGCAGAAATTTGTGGACAACATCAGAGATCATCCATTCTTTAAGGAGATCAATTGGACAGATATAGCGGAAGCCAGAGCATGTCCTCCATTCCAGCTATCCCCT ccaccagtgatgacatcTGATACAATGAAAGACGTCGTATCCTACACTGAAGCCTTTCATCCACCAATAGCCGAAACAGATCAAAAACTGTTCTGTGGATTCACGTTTGCCAATGACGGATGGAAGGTCATAAAATCAATACCAAAACCTGTAATATCTAATCGAAGACCTGTAAAACCCCATCGCAG GACATTTGGCAGTATTGTGAGGGACGCCTTCCACAGGATCTGGAGGAGGATAAAATCCTGGAAGTGA